Proteins found in one Drosophila busckii strain San Diego stock center, stock number 13000-0081.31 chromosome 2R, ASM1175060v1, whole genome shotgun sequence genomic segment:
- the LOC108595251 gene encoding protein Optix: MAVGPTEGKQPPSETFSPTHHQIIAPSPILAVPTLAFSAAQVEIVCKTLEDSGDIERLARFLWSLPVALPNMHEILNCEAVLRARAVVAYHVGNFRELYAIIENHKFTKASYGKLQAMWLEAHYIEAEKLRGRSLGPVDKYRVRKKFPLPPTIWDGEQKTHCFKERTRSLLREWYLQDPYPNPTKKRELAKATGLNPTQVGNWFKNRRQRDRAAAAKNRIQHNQNNSGLGCRSRRADGAASPTPSDSSDSDISLGTHSPVPSSLQLQHSPGSMSNGANEESLSVDDDKPRDLSSSLPSPTPPQLPSAYGASGVGAAGLPGCLPPFKLDAASSLFNAGCYLQSFSNLKEMSQQFPIQPIVIRPHPQLPQPLALNGGATHLHHPAYAAAYSVECVPPPPKLRINSPEKLNSTAVAAAAAAVAACVGVGHEATNTTTTAATTTSYHHSAQLLHRPFSTSPELKHSAPEIT; this comes from the exons ATGGCCGTTGGACCGACGGAGGGCAAACAGCCGCCCTCAGAGACATTCTCGCCCACACATCATCAGATTATAGCACCGAGTCCCATATTGGCGGTGCCGACGCTCGCCTTCTCCGCCGCCCAGGTGGAGATCGTTTGCAAGACTCTCGAAGATTCCGGCGACATTGAGCGACTTGCTCGCTTCCTCTGGAGCCTGCCGGTGGCGTTGCCCAACATGCACGAGATACTCAACTGCGAGGCGGTGCTCAGGGCCCGGGCCGTTGTGGCCTATCATGTCGGTAACTTCAG GGAATTGTATGCAATAATAGAGAATCATAAATTTACTAAGGCAAGCTATGGCAAACTGCAGGCCATGTGGCTGGAAGCGCATTACATTGAGGCCGAGAAGCTGCGCGGACGCTCGCTGG GTCCTGTGGACAAATATCGTGTGCGCAAAAAGTTTCCACTGCCGCCAACGATTTGGGATGGAGAGCAGAAGACGCACTGTTTCAAGGAGCGCACGAGAAGCTTGCTGCGCGAATGGTACCTACAGGATCCGTATCCGAATCCAACCAAGAAACGTGAGCTGGCCAAGGCCACTGGTCTAAACCCCACGCAAGTGGGCAATTGGTTTAAGAATCGACGCCAGCGTGAtcgtgccgccgccgccaagaATCG CATACAGCACAACCAGAATAACTCGGGATTGGGTTGCCGCAGTCGTCGTGCGGATGGCGCTGCCTCGCCCACACCATCGGATAGCTCCGATTCGGATATATCGCTGGGCACGCACTCACCCGTGCCGagcagcttgcaactgcagcacagTCCGGGCAGCATGTCCAACGGCGCCAACGAGGAGAGTCTGAGCGTGGACGATGACAAGCCGCGAGATCTGAGCAGCTCGCTGCCCTCGCCCACGCCCCCGCAGCTGCCGTCGGCCTATGGAGCGAGCGGAGTGGGAGCAGCTGGACTGCCCGGCTGCCTGCCGCCGTTCAAACTGGATGCGGCCAGCAGTTTGTTTAATGCCGGCTGCTACCTGCAAAGCTTTAGCAACCTGAAGGAGATGTCCCAGCAGTTTCCCATACAGCCGATCGTCATCCGGCCGCATCCGCAGTTGCCGCAGCCATTGGCGCTCAACGGTGGCGCCACGCACCTGCATCATCCCGCCTATGCGGCGGCCTACAGCGTCGAGTGCGTGCCCCCGCCGCCCAAGCTGCGCATCAATTCACCCGAGAAACTCAACTCCACcgcagtggcagcggcggcggcagcagtcGCCGCCTGCGTGGGCGTGGGGCACGAGGCAACCAatacgacgacgacggcagcgacgacgacgagttATCATCATagcgcgcagctgctgcatcgACCCTTCTCCACATCGCCGGAGCTGAAGCACAGCGCGCCCGAGATTACATGA
- the LOC108597152 gene encoding slit homolog 2 protein isoform X2 — protein sequence MARQRQQVLMQYTQVMGTVWCLLMLLAQTLAQGTPQQVCPEQGDISPCICQVKKNGLDILCETTDLAHITKSMGTLKGKSPIIFYLKLRHNNLPKLQGFVFLALDIRHLTIHNSSLAAIEENALSSLGKGLTQLDVSLNQMKTVPSQALQHLYHLLILNLNHNKITVIHNNAFEGLDTLEILTLYENKITQVDPEAFRGLEKKIKRLNLGGNDLTVVPQKALSILDTLKKLEIQENKIRSISEGDFEGLQNLDSLILAHNMITTVPANVFSHLSLLNSLELEGNKISVIDKDAFKGLEENLQYLRLGDNNINAIPSEALRPLHRLRHLDLRNNNINVLADDAFTGYGDSLTFLNLQKNDIKVLPSTLFENLNSLETLNLQNNKLQRIPQDTMEPVIDTLRIIDITDNPLNCSCELTWFPKLLEDLKNKDDEMSQKKKPLCHMSLDNREYFVQAMPIEKMHCAGLNIIENP from the exons ATGGCTAGACAAAGACAGCAGGTGCTAATGCAATACACGCAAGTTATGGGCACCGTGTGGTgtctgctgatgctgctggccCAGACCTTGGCGCAGGGCACACCCCAGCAAGTGTGCCCGGAGCAGGGCGACATCTCGCCCTGCATCTGCCAGGTGAAGAAGAACGGCTTGGATATACTCTGCGAGACAACCGATCTGGCGCATATTACAAAGTCGATGGGCACGCTAAAGGGCAAAAGTCCAATCATATTTTATCTCAAGTTGCGCCACAATAATCTGCCCAAGCTACAGGGATTCGTGTTTCTGGCGCTGGACATACGCCACCTGACCAtacacaacagcagcttggCGGCCATTGAGGAGAACGCTCTCAGCTCACTAG GCAAAGGACTCACGCAACTGGATGTTTCACTTAATCAAATGAAAACTGTCCCGTCGCAG GCTCTTCAGCATCTTTATCATTtgttaatattgaatttgaatcACAACAAAATCACCGTTATACATAACAATGCCTTTGAGGGTTTGGACACACTGGAAATACTCACAttatatgaaaacaaaattacacAGGTGGATCCCGAAGCATTCCGTGGCTTGGAAAA GAAAATAAAGCGCTTAAATCTGGGTGGCAATGATCTGACTGTAGTGCCACAAAAGGCGCTTTCCATATTGGATACGCTGAAGAAACTCGAAATTCAGGAGAATAAAATACGCAGCATTAGCGAGGGTGACTTCGAGG GTCTACAAAATTTGGATTCACTGATTTTAGCGCATAATATGATCACAACAGTGCCTGCAAATGTATTTTCACACTTGAGTCTGCTGAACTCATTGGAATTGGAGGGTAATAAAATAAGTGTTATTGATAAAGATGCTTTCAAGGGTCTGGAGG aaAATCTGCAGTACTTGCGCTTGGGcgataataatataaatgccaTACCCAGTGAGGCACTGCGTCCGCTGCATCGTCTGCGTCACCTGGACTTGCGTAACAATAACATTAATGTGCTGGCTGATGATGCCTTTACCGGCTATGGTGACTCCTTGACCTTCCTCAATCTGCAGAAGAATGA cATCAAAGTGCTGCCCAGCACGCTGTTTGAGAATCTCAATTCGTTGGAGACGCtgaatttgcaaaataataagcTGCAACGCATACCGCAGGACACCATGGAACCGGTCATTGATACACTGCGCATAATTGATATAACTG ATAATCCTTTGAATTGCTCGTGTGAATTGACCTGGTTTCCCAAGCTGCTGGAGGATCTGAAGAACAAGGACGATGAAATGTCACAGAAGAAGAAGCCACTGTGCCACATGTCGCTGGATAATCGTGAATATTTCGTTCAAGCCATGCCCATCGAGAAGATGCACTGCGCCGGCCTCAAT atTATAGAGAATCCGTGA
- the LOC108597153 gene encoding ornithine decarboxylase 1 — MSSQHINFYAQQLNIRQVIEQQQTHLQDYDEALNICDLSSVQRKHQLWQQHLPRVKPFYAVKCNDDELIIKTLAALGVGFDCASKNELKQVLNCGVEPDRIIFANPCRPISHLQYAQAHHVVKGTVDNEFEIYKLHKHYPNSNLIVRFKSEAKKAQCPLGDKFGCDADIDASALMLLAKALDLTVTGTSFHVGSGCSELEAYERAIKKAKNIFKFGELLHYDLRLLDIGGGFPGSNDEQFEKIAGSVNKALQRHFPNENIEIIAEPGRFFVAAAYTLVCKIHAKREVRNSAGKLDTVMYYLNDGVYGSFNCILYDHQLVTAEHYLECENLPTFKSLIWGPSCDALDKISENLRLPNLNRGDLLGFSNMGAYTVPIASAFNGFPLPKTLYFQAM; from the exons ATGAGCTCGCAGCACATCAATTTCTATGCCCAGCAGCTGAACATACGTCAGGttatagagcagcagcaaacccaTTTACAAGATTACGACGAGGCGCTGAACATCTGCGATTTGTCCAGCGTGCAGCGCAAGCatcagctgtggcagcaacacttgCCACGTGTTAAGCCCTTCTATGCCGTCAAGTGTAATGACGATGAGCTGATTATAAAAACGCTGGCCGCCTTGGGCGTGGGCTTTGATTGCGCCTCCAAGAATGAACTCAAGCAG GTACTCAATTGTGGCGTCGAGCCCGATCGCATTATCTTTGCCAATCCCTGCCGTCCCATTAGCCACTTGCAGTATGCCCAAGCGCATCATGTGGTCAAGGGCACTGTTGACAATGAGTTTGAGATTTATAAGCTACACAAACATTATCCCAACTCCAA TCTGATTGTGCGCTTCAAGTCGGAGGCAAAGAAGGCGCAGTGCCCACTTGGTGATAAGTTCGGTTGTGATGCGGACATTGATGCCTCGGCGCTGATGTTGCTAGCCAAGGCGCTCGACTTGACG GTGACTGGCACCAGTTTCCACGTGGGCTCCGGCTGCAGTGAACTCGAGGCCTACGAGCGCGCCAttaaaaaagccaaaaatatttttaaatttgggGAGCTGCTGCACTATGACCTTCGACTTCTGGATATTGGTGGTGGCTTTCCAGGCAGCAATGATGAGCAGTTTGAGAAG atAGCTGGCAGTGTTAATAAAGCATTGCAACGTCACTTTCCAAATGAAAATATCGAAATTATAGCCGAGCCGGGACGCTtctttgtagctgctgcctaTACACTAGTCTGCAAGATTCATGCCAAGCGTGAGGTGCGAAACTCGGCGGGTAAACTCGATACGGTCATGTACTATTTGAACGATGGCGTATATGGTTcattcaattgcattttatatgaTCATCAATTGGTAACAGCAGAGCATTACTTG gaATGCGAGAACCTGCCCACTTTTAAGAGTCTGATCTGGGGTCCCAGCTGCGATGCTTTGGATAAG ATATCCGAAAACTTGCGTTTACCCAACTTGAACCGCGGCGATCTTTTAGGATTTTCCAATATGGGTGCTTATACGGTGCCCATTGCAAGCGCCTTTAATGGTTTCCCCTTGCCCAAAACTCTTTACTTTCAAGCCATGTGA
- the LOC108597152 gene encoding slit homolog 2 protein isoform X1, producing the protein MARQRQQVLMQYTQVMGTVWCLLMLLAQTLAQGTPQQVCPEQGDISPCICQVKKNGLDILCETTDLAHITKSMGTLKGKSPIIFYLKLRHNNLPKLQGFVFLALDIRHLTIHNSSLAAIEENALSSLGKGLTQLDVSLNQMKTVPSQALQHLYHLLILNLNHNKITVIHNNAFEGLDTLEILTLYENKITQVDPEAFRGLEKKIKRLNLGGNDLTVVPQKALSILDTLKKLEIQENKIRSISEGDFEGLQNLDSLILAHNMITTVPANVFSHLSLLNSLELEGNKISVIDKDAFKGLEENLQYLRLGDNNINAIPSEALRPLHRLRHLDLRNNNINVLADDAFTGYGDSLTFLNLQKNDIKVLPSTLFENLNSLETLNLQNNKLQRIPQDTMEPVIDTLRIIDITDNPLNCSCELTWFPKLLEDLKNKDDEMSQKKKPLCHMSLDNREYFVQAMPIEKMHCAGLNVSPSTTSGGLMRILQVNILAQLAMFSVAFLSSV; encoded by the exons ATGGCTAGACAAAGACAGCAGGTGCTAATGCAATACACGCAAGTTATGGGCACCGTGTGGTgtctgctgatgctgctggccCAGACCTTGGCGCAGGGCACACCCCAGCAAGTGTGCCCGGAGCAGGGCGACATCTCGCCCTGCATCTGCCAGGTGAAGAAGAACGGCTTGGATATACTCTGCGAGACAACCGATCTGGCGCATATTACAAAGTCGATGGGCACGCTAAAGGGCAAAAGTCCAATCATATTTTATCTCAAGTTGCGCCACAATAATCTGCCCAAGCTACAGGGATTCGTGTTTCTGGCGCTGGACATACGCCACCTGACCAtacacaacagcagcttggCGGCCATTGAGGAGAACGCTCTCAGCTCACTAG GCAAAGGACTCACGCAACTGGATGTTTCACTTAATCAAATGAAAACTGTCCCGTCGCAG GCTCTTCAGCATCTTTATCATTtgttaatattgaatttgaatcACAACAAAATCACCGTTATACATAACAATGCCTTTGAGGGTTTGGACACACTGGAAATACTCACAttatatgaaaacaaaattacacAGGTGGATCCCGAAGCATTCCGTGGCTTGGAAAA GAAAATAAAGCGCTTAAATCTGGGTGGCAATGATCTGACTGTAGTGCCACAAAAGGCGCTTTCCATATTGGATACGCTGAAGAAACTCGAAATTCAGGAGAATAAAATACGCAGCATTAGCGAGGGTGACTTCGAGG GTCTACAAAATTTGGATTCACTGATTTTAGCGCATAATATGATCACAACAGTGCCTGCAAATGTATTTTCACACTTGAGTCTGCTGAACTCATTGGAATTGGAGGGTAATAAAATAAGTGTTATTGATAAAGATGCTTTCAAGGGTCTGGAGG aaAATCTGCAGTACTTGCGCTTGGGcgataataatataaatgccaTACCCAGTGAGGCACTGCGTCCGCTGCATCGTCTGCGTCACCTGGACTTGCGTAACAATAACATTAATGTGCTGGCTGATGATGCCTTTACCGGCTATGGTGACTCCTTGACCTTCCTCAATCTGCAGAAGAATGA cATCAAAGTGCTGCCCAGCACGCTGTTTGAGAATCTCAATTCGTTGGAGACGCtgaatttgcaaaataataagcTGCAACGCATACCGCAGGACACCATGGAACCGGTCATTGATACACTGCGCATAATTGATATAACTG ATAATCCTTTGAATTGCTCGTGTGAATTGACCTGGTTTCCCAAGCTGCTGGAGGATCTGAAGAACAAGGACGATGAAATGTCACAGAAGAAGAAGCCACTGTGCCACATGTCGCTGGATAATCGTGAATATTTCGTTCAAGCCATGCCCATCGAGAAGATGCACTGCGCCGGCCTCAATGTGAGTCCATCAACCACGAGCGGCGGTCTCATGCGGATACTGCAAGTGAACATTTTGGCCCAATTGGCCATGTTTAGCGTCGCGTTTCTGAGTAGCGTTTAA